In Palleronia sp. LCG004, a single window of DNA contains:
- a CDS encoding DNA-3-methyladenine glycosylase I — protein MTERCDWCGTDPLYVQYHDTEWGVPERDGRALYEKLVLDGFQAGLSWLTILRKRENFRSAFAGFDPYLIASWGDEDVSRLLGDPGIVRHRGKIEGAILNARAWREVEAREGFSNYLWSFVDGVPVQNAFASMSEVPAQTPLSQQISKDLKRRGFKFCGPTIVYAFMEASGFFNDHLTRCPRHAEVRAMAG, from the coding sequence ATGACCGAGAGGTGCGACTGGTGTGGAACCGATCCGCTCTATGTGCAGTATCACGACACCGAATGGGGCGTGCCCGAACGTGATGGCCGTGCGCTTTACGAAAAGCTCGTGCTCGACGGCTTCCAGGCCGGCCTGAGCTGGCTGACGATCTTGCGGAAGCGGGAAAATTTCCGTTCCGCCTTCGCGGGGTTCGATCCGTATCTGATAGCTTCGTGGGGTGACGAGGACGTCTCCCGCCTGCTCGGCGATCCCGGCATCGTGCGGCATCGCGGCAAGATCGAGGGCGCGATCCTGAATGCCCGGGCCTGGCGGGAGGTCGAGGCGCGTGAAGGTTTTTCGAATTACCTCTGGTCCTTCGTCGACGGTGTACCGGTTCAGAACGCATTTGCCAGTATGTCGGAGGTTCCAGCTCAGACGCCCCTGTCGCAGCAGATATCGAAGGATCTGAAGCGCCGCGGCTTCAAGTTCTGCGGGCCGACCATCGTCTACGCCTTCATGGAGGCGTCGGGCTTCTTCAACGATCATCTGACCCGCTGCCCCCGCCACGCCGAAGTCAGGGCAATGGCTGGCTAG
- a CDS encoding EAL domain-containing protein, which yields MSVENVAGEVIPRSRATFGESAARSSSRVPERDVIAMVETAVASGSVMLAFQPIVPACHPERPAFFEGLIRLLDQSGRIIPAKDFITEVELSALGRRIDRLSLGYGLDVLGDRPELRLAVNLSAKSIENEEWCDTLDRAIVADPSVAERLILEITESSAIERPDLVRLFMETYRRRGITFAIDDFGSGYTSMRYLKDLCFDILKIDGQFIRGVAQSSDNRALVSAMVSLGRHFDMVTVAEKVETAADAEILRELGVDCLQGYYFGAPTIRPRWDSDDKDLAVG from the coding sequence ATGAGTGTAGAGAATGTCGCAGGGGAGGTCATCCCCAGGTCGCGCGCGACCTTCGGGGAATCCGCGGCGCGATCTTCCTCCCGGGTACCCGAACGCGACGTGATCGCCATGGTCGAGACCGCCGTCGCGTCGGGAAGCGTCATGCTGGCCTTCCAGCCGATCGTGCCCGCCTGCCATCCGGAGCGTCCGGCTTTCTTCGAGGGGCTGATCCGCCTTCTCGATCAGTCCGGCCGCATCATCCCGGCCAAGGATTTCATCACCGAGGTCGAACTCAGCGCGCTCGGCCGGCGCATCGATCGTCTTTCGCTCGGCTATGGGCTCGACGTGCTGGGCGACCGGCCCGAGCTGCGACTTGCAGTCAATCTCTCGGCCAAATCGATCGAGAACGAGGAGTGGTGCGATACGCTCGACCGCGCGATCGTTGCCGATCCGTCTGTGGCCGAACGGCTGATCCTCGAGATCACCGAAAGCTCTGCCATCGAACGTCCGGATCTCGTGCGGCTCTTCATGGAAACCTATCGCCGCCGCGGGATCACCTTCGCGATCGACGATTTCGGGTCGGGCTATACCTCGATGCGCTATCTCAAGGATCTGTGCTTCGACATCCTCAAGATCGACGGTCAGTTCATTCGCGGGGTCGCACAATCGTCAGACAATCGCGCGCTTGTCAGCGCGATGGTCTCGCTCGGGCGGCATTTCGACATGGTGACGGTCGCCGAGAAGGTCGAGACTGCAGCCGATGCAGAGATCCTGCGCGAGCTCGGTGTCGATTGTCTGCAGGGATATTATTTCGGCGCACCGACGATCCGCCCCCGTTGGGATTCCGACGACAAGGATCTCGCGGTCGGCTGA